In a genomic window of Tachysurus vachellii isolate PV-2020 chromosome 13, HZAU_Pvac_v1, whole genome shotgun sequence:
- the gdpd2 gene encoding glycerophosphoinositol inositolphosphodiesterase GDPD2, whose protein sequence is MQSRDGIFRTCLRGIYSCSWKRSRESKQNCVCCWFSFLSLVTLLSLGWMYICFVAYNEHDNVNWKAFTTLSVWVNWYMIVIILSAVLASYCLLFLVFSLVHISLKEPLALHWLHKVLLVVGLVLIVLGIIGMSLRWKEEWFTIYLSLQATSPFLHLGAVVALTIISWVVFQSYYRARRCVSKVSIIGVFMAVLIMVFLSPLLICSPCLIDTLPPKPKLVAHRGAPVLAPENTIMSFSKSVQCNLTAFETDVQLSKDKVPFLMHDHGERFLQRTTNIDVVFPNRTYNSSSNFTWEELQRLNAGEWFIKTNPFWSVSSLSEKDKALAREQKIPSLDQLLQLAKEHNTSLIFDLVNNNEDDCNITVMTILKSGISQNLIWWLPSKCRQYVKKQAPGFLQFYSNTSSMKIEYGQFLNVKYSALRTKEIRNSNTTVNLWVVNERWLFSLLWCAGVSSVTTNTCHILKDMSQPDWHLAPHVYRIIWITADVVSLLVIFTLFFVQGKARNQIFVLESERTVPLLNL, encoded by the exons ATGCAGTCAAGAGACGGCATCTTCAGGACCTGCCTCAGAGGGATTTACAGTTGCTCCTGGAAGCGTTCTagagaaagcaaacaaaat TGTGTATGCTGCTGGTTCAGTTTTCTCTCACTGGTTACCCTTCTGAGCCTAGGTTGGatgtatatatgttttgttGCATACAATGAGCACGATAACGTCAACTG GAAGGCCTTTACCACCCTCAGTGTTTGGGTGAACTGGTACATGATTGTTATTATCCTGTCTGCCGTACTGGCTTCTTACTGCCTCCTGTTCCTG GTGTTTTCATTAGTCCATATTTCCCTAAAAGAACCTTTGGCCTTACACTGGCTGCATAAg GTTTTGTTGGTGGTTGGACTGGTTCTAATTGTGCTTGGCATAATTGGAATGAGCCTCAGATGGAAAGAAGAATGGTTCACTATCTACTTATCACTGCAG GCCACGTCTCCATTTCTGCATTTGGGTGCTGTTGTGGCTTTGACTATCATTAGCTGGGTTGTGTTCCAGAGTTACTACAGAGCTCGGAGATGTG TTTCTAAGGTCTCCATCATTGGGGTATTCATGGCAGTGTTGATCATGGTTTTCCTCAGTCCTCTCTTGATTTGTAGTCCATGTCTTATTGATACACTTCCCCCAAAACCCAAACTTGTGGCCCATCGTGGTGCACCTGTG CTGGCTCCAGAAAACACTATCATGTCGTTCAGTAAGAGTGTGCAGTGCAACCTAACAGCCTTTGAGACAGATGTGCAGCTGAG CAAGGACAAAGTTCCTTTCCTAATGCACGACCATGGTGAAAGGTTTCTGCAGAGGACAACTAACATTGATGTTGTGTTCCCAAATCGAACATACAACAGTAGCAGTAACTTCACTTGGGAGGAACTACAGAGGTTAAATGCTGGTGAATGGTTTATCAAG ACAAACCCATTTTGGTCAGTGTCTTCCCTTTCGGAGAAAGACAAGGCCCTTGCTCGTGAACAGAAAATACCATCCCTTGATCAACTCCTACAGCTTGCAAAAGAGCACAACACTTCTCTTATATTTGACTTAGTGAATAACAATGAAGATGACTGCAATATCACGGTTATGACCATACTGAAATCTGGCATATCGCAAAATTTG ATATGGTGGCTCCCTTCAAAGTGTAGACAATATGTTAAGAAGCAGGCTCCAGGTTTCCTCCAATTCTACAGCAATACGTCTTCAATGAAAATCGAATATGGGCAGTTTCTTAATGTGAAATACAGTGCGCTGAGAACGAAAGAGATTAG GAACAGTAACACGACTGTCAACCTTTGGGTGGTGAATGAGCGCTGGCTTTTCTCGTTACTGTGGTGCGCAGGGGTCAGCTCAGTGACCACCAACACATGCCATATACTCAAGGACATGTCTCAGCCTGATTGGCATCTG GCTCCTCATGTGTACAGGATTATATGGATCACTGCTGATGTGGTGTCATTGCTGGTGATATTCACCCTGTTTTTTGTTCAAGG GAAAGCAAGAAACCAGATTTTTGTCCTGGAATCAGAAAGAACTGTCCCCCTTCTTAACCTCTGA
- the pdzd11 gene encoding PDZ domain-containing protein 11 has product MDQKIPYDDYQLPVVFLPSYENPPTWIPPQDRINHPDYNNELSQFLPRTIILKKPPGAQLGFNIRGGKASQLGIFISKVVPDSDAHRAGLQEGDQVLSVNEVDFQDIEHSKAVEILKTAREIVMRVRYFPYNYQRQKERTVH; this is encoded by the exons ATGGATCAGAAAATCCCTTATGATGACTATCAGCTGCCTGTTGTTTTTCTGCCCTCCTATGAAAATCCACCTACATGGATTCCTCCTCAGGAT CGGATAAATCACCCTGATTATAATAATGAACTTAGCCAGTTCCTACCACGCACCATCATCTTAAAGAAGCCTCCTGGAGCACAGCTGGGCTTCAATATTCGAGGTGGTAAAGCTTCCCAGCTTGGTATCTTTATTTCAAAG GTGGTACCTGATTCGGATGCTCACAGGGCAGGACTTCAGGAAGGAGATCAGGTGCTATCAGTTAATGAAGTGGACTTTCAGGATATAGAACACTCAAAG GCTGTGGAGATTTTGAAGACAGCCAGAGAAATTGTGATGAGGGTGCGCTATTTCCCTTACA ATTaccagagacagaaggagaggaCCGTACACTAG